The Megalobrama amblycephala isolate DHTTF-2021 linkage group LG18, ASM1881202v1, whole genome shotgun sequence genome segment TTGCTTTGTAAAAGATtcaaaactgatttaaatatctttttcttACCCCCTTTTCCCTAAAATCTTATattcttactttatatatatGCTTAATTTtgctagataaaaaaaaaaaaaactctgtgcTAAGAAAAATAAATTCTCTAAAAATGAGTTTTAATATCTTATGCTTGTCAAATGAAATGTATCTGGTTTTAAAAATACTGGTGAAGAagaatattattttattctgttcATTTTTCTTAAGGAAGTTTGTcgttgtatgtttgttttttaaccttCTTTAAAACAGGGTGCTATTAGCAATATGTGCAGATGCCAGAAtgaatatacatatttttagaTTGGGTCCAGTCAATCCTGGTATTGTCTTTTGTCTGTAAAACCCAGCAAAAAGGTACCTGAATGGCAATAGGCAGAAGTTTGCCCATTTGGTTCTTGTAGAGCAGACACAGTGGAGCCGCAACATACTGCTGCTTTCCATTGATGAATTGATTTGGTAAATCTGCCAGTCTTTTGTAGTCACATAAGAATATGTTTCCTTGCTGTTGAGTTAAAATAAGCAAACAAGTGATAGCTTGTATTGAGACATAACATATTGAGAGAGCAAAAGAGCAAATTTGATATTGTTTTACCTTCATCTCCAGAGTAAGAGAAGTTCCACTCTCTGAAAAAGGCTGCACCATACCATCATTAACAGCAAAGTTCAGAGGAAGCTCAGAGCATCTGCGGAGCATCATTGGATTCGGGCCATTTAGGAGCTGGTGTCCAAAAAATTCATCATCCATCCAGTGCAGCTGCACATATTCTATTAAAAATTATTGCAACAACAAAACTAACagattatttcagttttactgcTCTCATCACCAAACACATCTTCTGATGTCAACAAATCTGTGAAACAGATCACTTTAGCAGCTATCACACCAGAGATAGTGGTTCTGGATGACCAAAAGGCACTCTTCATGTCTTCCATTTGAACCCACTGATCAGGTTTTTTCACCAGTTTCTTCATTTTGATCTCACCGAGCCTGGAAGATAAATTCATCATTGGTCTAAAGAAGTGACCAGACAGGATATACTAAtacttataataatatatacaacGTAGGTTAGGAGGAAATTACGCAGTGGAGATGTTGAAAGCTGAATTCATGTCTTTAGTGAAAGAAAAGCGGACCACTGAGGGAAGAGACAGGGGCTCCTGAAAACACGTACACTGTGGGAGACCCGTTTTAAACTCGGTCCACCTCGAGGAAAAGCAAAGATACACATAAACAATGAAGATGGCACGAAGATTGCAAAGACAAACCTTGATCGTGCAAACTTACTGGTACACTTGCTTGTTAAGCGTCAGCTCATTTTTTCTGTGCTCCTTCAGTTGTGAATATTTTTCATCATAGATTTTTGTAGCTGTCAGACATTATAAAAGTAAAGGAAAGTTAAGTTCAACAGAAAATCCCAGTCAGAATAGAAATACATTatagttcaaaagtttgcggtcagtaagatgtttttaatgtttttggatgaagtctcttatgctcactaaagctgcaattaataatcaaaaaaaaaaaaaaaaaaacagcaaatttgaaatagaaatatattgtaacattacaaatgtcattattttgatcattttaatgcatccttgctgaataaaagtgtttttttttcccaccccaagcatttgaatggtaatgtaggcctaattaaataattatggaTGATCACTGCTTACAATGATAACAATGATATATAAAGTTATGCAATAATAGATATATATGCAAACCTTTGGCCTCTCGGAGCTCAATCACTTCCCCCTCTCCCATCCAGCGATAGCATGGGAAATAGATCATATCCTTCTCGGGGGTTCTTACATTTAAAAGAGAGCAGAACCAGTCATTCTCGGGCAAGAATATGAAATTATCTTTCTCAAGTCTGATCAGCAGCAGGTTGCCGAGGGTGAACCTTGTTGTCACTTTGTACTTTACTTTCTAGGTAaaaccaacaaacaaaaacaatactaTAGTTAGAGAAGCTGATGGCTCAGTTCAGTCAGAGCTTTCCTGAGCAcaattgaatttttaaaattaaacatttaaaataatatatatatcttaCCATCCCAGTCTTAAAATCTCTTCCATAGCTGTCAAGCTTGGTCCGCTCACTCTGTCCTTGTGTGCCAATTAGAGTAATGAATATATTGTCAAAAGTTCCTGCGTGGGTCATGGAGCCTGTGGTCACCTCTACTTCATATATGGCCTCCATGGCTCTGAAAAGGATTTGTACTTGCTTTTGATTTTCAATCAAAATCATATTCTTATTAAGTAGgctatatttgttttatttttcagtaaaaCGTCTTATAGTCTAAAACAGTCTAAAATTTCCATAATGTTTATACATTGTacaagttttgcctctttggcGCCATCTCTGTTcaaaacctgcaattgcagttatttgcagaattatcatctttacgtgggttgtgcatcatCACGGATGAatttaatgtttgctgtcaatcaccacatcggtgtggatactgtacttcggaatcacagattaaTAACTCAGCATTGCGTCACTGTGTATTTCgtgtgtattagcattacctAGATTTACCTAAATTTAaagtagatttcaatttctgtagctaCTCCgaagtccaaagtcttttgcttttgactaggGGTGAATCTCCAGCTGTCActaatgattgtcatttggatctttctggattacaatccgccatcaaaataataagtttaattattgcagctgatgtgagaaaaggctataaatgtatgtcacctgcagcatcctcacgtgtgatttagcctactagctgggactcctttctgtttacagacgtgacgtaatgacgcaaagattaacggctgcatgctcgaatttcccgcggaaacctaccagtaccgattttattataaaacattattacaagcttaccgttgtgaatcgggctaaggtaaggagatcgTTTTAAACACTAGCTGGTTGTGTACTTgctaaaaaatttatttttaataatttttaaccaaaaagaGTTATGGTCTGCAGCTTTAAGGGatatagttcacacaaaaatgaaaatgctgtcatcatttactcatattTACGTCGTTGTTCAAATTGACACACATTTTCTGTGGAtcatgaatatattttgaagtgtTTCCATAACCAAAACGGTTTGGTAATATCAAccttcttcaaaatatctttttgttCCTCAGAAGAAAGTCATTCGGGCTTGGAAAAACATAagggtaaataaataataacaaaattgtCATTGTTGgttgaactatacctttaacaataaaaatgtaccTGTAAAGTAAAATTGCTTAAGATACTATTGCTTTTTAAGAATGTAACTTTGCTTTTACTCTCCGCGAGAGGCCCATAATCGATACACTGTCTACACTAACCCACATTTAGTAAGGTTTATGCTTACAATCCACTCCGGACGCATCGTCCACTGTTGACGCGACACGATGCAGCGCGACGCATCGACAGTAGACGATGCGTCCGGCGTGGATCGTATGCATAAACCTCactaaatatacagtatatgaaaCATATTTTAGCATACCTTTTCAAAGAAAACATACCTGAGGTAAATGTTGATGCAGAGCCTGAGAGACTGTTGAAAGTCATAGGAGGACCTAAAGCCCAGTAGCAGGACCCTGCCAAACTGGATTCTGGTTCCCCAACAGTGAAAATCTCAGGTCATCTATTACGCAAATCGAGCTGCAGGTGAAACTAAAATATTACTGATTGTAGCCATTGTACCATAAAAAGACATTCCTGCAGTGTTTGTTTTCCCAACCACTGACTTctgccaaaaataaaaacacatgacATGTAGGTGTTTAAATGCctggtttaaatgttttataaattctTTACAGCAGGAACTGTTTTTTAAGACGTCTTGGTTTCTTATGAACACTAATTCTTGGAATTCAGTCttcatttttgtcattattttgcaGCATGTTATACCAAACATGCAGACTGCAGTTTGCACGAGATAAACCAACTCAATAGCAGCCTTCAAAAATTATTCATGTAAATagtaaaagcttttatttttgtcaaagagACACAGTAACATCTTCTACTTTCCAAAACAAGAAACAGATCCAGAAACACTATTTGTAGGGTggaatatatatgtatgaatCAGACTTGAACATTATGATAGACATTTCAGACCAAGTTTATTTGTGATTACAGTCATGAAGATATATCCAGTTGTACGCAGTCATAGTAATTACTGTTTCTTCTTTACGACATGTGCACAGTCATATTTGCCCCTGACCACCTTGAGTTTGACCCCTGGTAAGTCCTGTGTCCTCCCTCCTTTTACCAGCACCACATTGTGCTCCTGGAGGTTGTGTCCTTCACCTGGGATGTACACAACAGCTTCTTGACCATTGGAAAGACGTACTCGTGCACACTTGCGGTTGGCTGAGTTGGGCTTCTTGGGTTTCCTGATCATGGTCTTCAGAACTACAGCTTTGAGCTGTGGATGCCCAAAAGTGGCACTGATCTTAGGGCGAGTAGGGGGAGGTTTGCCCCTACGGTGCATCTGATTCAGAGTGGCCATGGTCCTGGTGAAGAGGGGTCCAGACCAGAAAGGTACAGAGTGCGATGCTGACAAAATAACATAGCAGAAAGTGGCATCATTCAttacttattttaatatcatttcaattatttattttaaaagttaatCAAAACGATGTTGCTAAGACTCACCCTGCAAAACAGACGAGAGCACTGGTCTCAGACTTCCAAGAAAAgacattgttaattcatctgtAGGAACAATTGCAGAATCGAACCATAAGATGTGTATCATGTCAGTTTAACTGTGGAACATAATACAACACACTGTGACAGAGTAAAATTATTCCCTTTATGTTTAATGTACCTGTATGTATGCACGTTGCGTGAAAACAATGTATCCGACGTTGCTTAAATGCTGACTTCAGTTTCCGTCAGAGGAGGAAAGAGCACGAATTCTTCCACCCTCACAGTTATGTTACCGACATGCACGTCGCCATGTTGAATACATCGACCCCGGAGGAATCTTCCTCGATCCCAGAGCAGTGACGAGCTCTATACTGAACTGCCTaatactgccatctagtggatCATCCAATCATCGTTCACAATATaaggctttaaagggttagttaaccccaaaatgaaaataatgtcatttattactcacttaTTACTTCTACagctgtaagaccttcgttcatcttcagaacacaaattaagatattgttgatgaaatccgatggctcagtgaggcctctatagacagcaatgccattcaaactctcaaggtccatataTAAAACTTTGTATACTAAAAACGAAAAAGTTCACGTGAGTTCGGTGATTCTTCAGTGGTATCTTAATAtaataaagtgacaagaataattcttgtgcgccaaaaaaactaaataaagacttttcaacaatatataaTGAtgggacgatttcaaaacactgcttcagagcttaacgaatcgaatcagtgaatcggagcgccaaagtcacgtgatttcagctgaGATCCGAATCAATAATTCGAaacaaagattcataaagctcagaagcttcgtgaagcagtgttttgaaatcagcccatatagatattgttgaaaagtagttatttagttttattcttgtcgctttataatattaagatagaaccactgaactcacatgaactgttttaaatatgtttttagtatacctttatggaccttgtgagtttgaatggcattgtctatggaggcctcactgagccggctgtagaacaacatgagggtgagtaataaattacattattttaatttttgggtgaactaaccctctaaGTCATCGTCGATTAGAAATACATTAACAGATACAATTAATACAAAACTACTTAATTAATACAATACACTTATTCTATGATGAACACAtctaaaatttgtttttgtatttttatattatttttggggttaaaagaagaaaaaaatgccTGTGgtgtaacatttaacatttcaaatattaatgttaaattcAGTATGTAATCAACACATAATTTTGTTGACATGTAGAAAACCATAAAACAGAGATGATGAACTCTTTATTTGttcaattgtaaaaaaaattttttccgTTGAAACAGTGATATATCATAAAAACAttcattctgggtaatatttgtcgtTTTAAGAAAAGAGGCCTATAAAAGAGACTACTTTCTTGAAATTGACAAATAATATtaaccagaatgcattgtacTATACAGAAGTAATATACAGTGAAAACAATGCATTATGGGTAATTTGTCACCTTTAGCAAAGAAAAAGACTAATattattacccagaatgcattgtttttacgaTATATTACTGCTTCAAATGAAAATggtattttatatgtaaatttgtttagttttttacagttatttttagagtgtaattatAAGAGATAGGCCT includes the following:
- the mrps12 gene encoding 28S ribosomal protein S12, mitochondrial-like; the encoded protein is MSFLGSLRPVLSSVLQASHSVPFWSGPLFTRTMATLNQMHRRGKPPPTRPKISATFGHPQLKAVVLKTMIRKPKKPNSANRKCARVRLSNGQEAVVYIPGEGHNLQEHNVVLVKGGRTQDLPGVKLKVVRGKYDCAHVVKKKQ